A stretch of Fulvia fulva chromosome 4, complete sequence DNA encodes these proteins:
- a CDS encoding Transcriptional regulatory protein SEF1, with protein MAGSWASGTAFEASHGVGIISPQQTSPTRATPTDDSGARKRKRSSIVTAGENVDGSEVGGAAGGDSGSPTLSQSNGNKQRHQPGVKRACNDCRQQKLRCNVVAGPGGTYKPCDRCVKHNLKCSIDNDFKRLGKRAQHEEMAKELDAAKAKLARYEAMGIHLPEETPRPDSNYTGSYQASPVAGAPVAPMGAGGSTFLGASEAAASRSLLDLSQGYREVAPTSYPSITPGTSIMTLGAVTLSETQLNELYRIYFAHYHPFLPVLNPSLTYKHYYDEHVLLHWTIVAMAARRFESKLGLFMELQRPLEELLWTTLSQVPQSHHVVKALALLCTWPLPTSSTSQEPTMMLCGTMFQLAMQYGLHRPSHAQDFSRFRVDLREEDIADRLNTWAAVNVVAQNVATGNGQPPLSRWAWFTYGLHLDRMKPELQTRCQVEKFCDTVTRTLYTMQRDHIVEVDQAQRGLQIDMYSRELGELEVTVLSTSNSPLEVLFLKAAALHLRLTAFFDKPNQANYHADLRSVYIAASAMLSHLNNMPSDHFSYVPRYIEQMMLAAAVTLLKILNSFYANHVDTVQGCTLFARTVTNLRKLSVRSNDLPQRLAEVMAQLWQTSGASEQKMVFKVDNEPSVLDTENLQLKVRCRSSLSVLYDAIWRWRERAGQAGRDSLAQAVDNPTTLPGDTHTRNTPQPPNGMIDGMPAISNGLDLHNGGLNLADWDSPFGGNAVFDPLSWALDGNLGLGQGLFGGQDTLGLGAYQG; from the exons ATGGCCGGCTCGTGGGCCTCCGGCACCGCATTCGAAGCATCGCATGGTGTGGGTATCATCTCGCCGCAGCAAACAAGCCCGACGCGTGCCACACCGACCGACGACAGCGGCGCACGCAAGAGAAAGCGCAGTTCGATTGTGACGGCCGGGGAGAATGTCGACGGCAGTGAGGTGGGCGGGGCAGCTGGAGGCGATTCGGGCAGTCCGACGCTGTCGCAGAGCAATGGCAACAAGCAGCGACACCAGCCGGGCGTGAAGAGGGCCTGCAACGACTGTCGACAGCAGAAG CTACGATGCAATGTCGTCGCAGGACCCGGCGGAACATACAAGCCATGCGACCGATGCGTCAAACACAACCTGAAGTGCAGCATTGACAATGACTTTAAGAGGTTGGGCAAGCGTGCTCAGCACGAGGAGATGGCGAAAGAGCTCGACGCAGCAAAGGCCAAGCTAGCACGCTACGAGGCAATGGGCATACACTTGCCGGAAGAGACACCACGACCAGATTCCAACTACACGGGCAGCTATCAAGCATCGCCAGTCGCTGGTGCACCCGTCGCGCCCATGGGAGCTGGAGGAAGCACGTTCTTGGGCGCCAGCGAGGCTGCAGCGTCGAGAAGCTTGTTGGACTTGAGCCAAGGATACCGCGAAGTTGCGCCTACGAGCTACCCATCGATCACTCCTGGCACATCGATCATGACCCTCGGCGCGGTGACTCTGAGCGAAACACAACTCAACGAGCTGTACCGGATCTACTTTGCTCACTACCATCCATTCTTGCCGGTACTCAACCCGTCCTTGACCTACAAGCACTACTACGATGAGCATGTACTACTCCACTGGACCATCGTCGCAATGGCAGCACGCCGCTTCGAAAGCAAGCTGGGTCTCTTCATGGAGCTCCAACGTCCGCTTGAGGAACTGCTGTGGACGACCCTCTCACAAGTGCCGCAGTCGCATCATGTCGTCAAAGCACTCGCACTCCTCTGCACATGGCCATTGCCAACATCCTCGACCAGTCAGGAACCGACGATGATGTTGTGTGGTACAATGTTCCAGCTTGCGATGCAGTACGGTCTCCATCGTCCCTCACATGCTCAGGACTTCAGCAGATTCCGTGTCGACCttcgagaggaggacatcgCCGATCGTCTCAACACTTGGGCTGCAGTCAATGTGGTCGCTCAGAACGTCGCAACAGGAAACGGCCAGCCTCCACTTTCTAGGTGGGCGTGGTTCACCTACGGCCTCCACCTGGACCGCATGAAGCCCGAGCTCCAAACACGATGCCAGGTTGAGAAGTTCTGCGACACCGTCACGAGGACACTCTACACCATGCAGCGAGATCACATCGTCGAAGTCGACCAAGCTCAGCGTGGACTGCAGATTGACATGTACTCGCGAGAGCTAGGCGAGCTGGAGGTCACTGTTCTGTCTACAAGTAATTCTC CTCTCGAAGTACTCTTCCTCAAGGCAGCAGCACTGCACCTACGACTGACCGCGTTCTTCGACAAGCCGAACCAAGCGAACTACCATGCCGACCTCAGAAGTGTCTACATTGCAGCCTCAGCCATGCTATCTCATCTGAACAACATGCCGTCCGATCACTTCTCATACGTTCCACGATACATCGAGCAGATGATGCTGGCAGCTGCAGTCACACTGTTGAAGATCTTGAACTCTTTCTACGCAAACCATGTCGACACCGTACAAGGTTGCACACTGTTCGCGCGCACCGTCACCAATCTGCGCAAGCTCAGCGTTCGCTCGAACGATTTGCCGCAACGACTTGCAGAAGTCATGGCGCAGCTTTGGCAGACTAGCGGCGCAAGCGAGCAGAAGATGGTCTTCAAAGTGGACAACGAGCCTTCTGTTCTTGATACTGAGAACCTGCAGCTCAAGGTCCGCTGTCGATCGTCCTTGTCCGTCCTCTACGACGCCATCTGGCGCTGGCGCGAGCGTGCTGGACAAGCTGGCCGAGACAGCCTGGCGCAAGCTGTAGACAACCCCACAACACTCCCTGGCGACACACATACTCGCAATACACCTCAGCCACCGAACGGCATGATAGATGGCATGCCGGCGATCTCCAACGGACTCGATCTACACAACGGTGGTCTCAACTTGGCGGACTGGGACTCGCCTTTTGGTGGTAATGCCGTCTTCGATCCTCTGAGCTGGGCACTCGATGGTAATCTTGGTCTCGGTCAAGGACTGTTCGGTGGCCAGGACACGCTCGGTCTCGGTGCGTATCAGGGATAG
- a CDS encoding Alpha-1,2-mannosyltransferase MNN23, with product MLRLRPLITLLVASICVLGLWTLWHGSLGQEPTPLTPAQYKASGLTDNIYTNGNTKPDADDWWLHFEEVLKLKPVSMKEAKAGCAWNPQDLERVNFQFDGGENGFVDTAWVRNDTSDLVLDARRAQWQDFMMYGTIPYGDISSKLDGRGIVIVGGQSQSFHRVKVLLRQLKRLGSSIPVELHYWGDEMNEEKKQELSTLWPLITYNDLSSPTNIYHVQLGGIVHVNYQLKTAAILNSNFAEILLMDSDNIPTIPPEDLFNSKTYKEHGTVFWPDIARTRVQNPVWPITNTPCRKDEYEQESGQALIDKRKFWYHLQLAMFFINDKNSEYYNNILLGDKDTFRFAWHALKTTYGRPAHWLATVGIKMAPDHFCGHHFAQFHPDREDGRVVFMHGGLLKTMDKQVMTFLRASHGGIFHAYKTGTKPYDAEELTRAEIKFDGASYWKHKPESVGVQMCTDMKDVEARPFGELVQGFNEVFEEVGGYWLIDSGEFSSGT from the coding sequence ATGCTCAGACTCCGGCCACTGATCACGCTCCTAGTGGCGTCGATATGTGTCCTGGGCCTCTGGACGCTTTGGCATGGCTCGCTTGGACAAGAGCCAACACCACTGACGCCCGCCCAGTACAAAGCCAGCGGCTTGACGGACAACATCTACACGAACGGTAACACAAAACCCGATGCGGACGACTGGTGGCTGCACTTCGAGGAAGTACTCAAGCTGAAGCCCGTATCCATGAAGGAAGCTAAAGCCGGCTGTGCTTGGAATCCTCAAGACCTGGAACGTGTGAACTTCCAGTTCGATGGAGGAGAGAATGGGTTCGTCGACACTGCTTGGGTTCGCAACGACACGAGTGACTTGGTCCTGGATGCACGACGGGCACAATGGCAGGACTTCATGATGTATGGCACGATCCCTTACGGCGACATCTCTAGCAAGCTGGACGGGCGCGGAATTGTAATTGTTGGAGGACAGAGTCAGAGTTTCCACCGCGTTAAGGTCCTTCTTCGCCAATTGAAGAGACTAGGATCCTCTATCCCCGTCGAACTGCACTACTGGGGCGATGAGATGAATGAAGAAAAGAAGCAGGAGCTGTCGACCCTCTGGCCTCTCATTACCTACAACGACCTATCCTCCCCTACCAACATCTACCACGTCCAGCTCGGAGGAATAGTGCATGTAAATTACCAACTCAAGACCGCCGCGATCCTTAACAGTAACTTCGCTGAGATCCTCCTAATGGACAGCGATAACATCCCAACGATCCCGCCCGAAGATCTCTTCAATTCGAAAACTTACAAGGAACATGGCACCGTCTTCTGGCCCGACATCGCTCGCACACGAGTCCAGAACCCCGTCTGGCCCATAACCAACACACCCTGTCGCAAAGACGAATACGAACAAGAAAGCGGCCAAGCGCTCATCGACAAACGCAAATTCTGGTACCACCTGCAACTGGCAATGTTCTTCATCAACGACAAAAACTCAGAATACTACAACAACATCCTCCTCGGCGACAAAGATACCTTCCGCTTCGCCTGGCACGCCCTCAAAACAACCTACGGCCGTCCTGCCCACTGGCTCGCCACTGTAGGAATCAAAATGGCACCTGATCATTTCTGCGGCCACCATTTTGCTCAATTCCACCCGGACCGCGAGGATGGGCGTGTGGTGTTTATGCATGGCGGGTTGTTGAAGACGATGGATAAGCAAGTTATGACATTCTTGAGGGCGAGCCATGGCGGCATTTTTCACGCGTATAAGACTGGTACCAAGCCGTACGATGCGGAGGAATTGACGAGGGCGGAGATCAAGTTTGATGGGGCAAGTTACTGGAAGCATAAGCCGGAGAGCGTGGGGGTGCAGATGTGTACTGATATGAAGGATGTGGAGGCGAGGCCGTTTGGGGAGTTGGTGCAGGGGTTCAATGAGGTGTTTGAGGAGGTGGGAGGGTATTGGTTGATTGATAGTGGGGAGTTTAGTAGTGGTACTTGA
- a CDS encoding Vanillin dehydrogenase, with product MKSRVTLEEHIEEQAKSGYYNDCKMGTQANGTFSGPVPLWIDGKEVTTSTTFDVDSPTNSQKLWTSSSASVKEAQQACEAAQKAFKPWSKTKPGKIWQILTKAADILEARKEEAAKYMMEETGALRPFADFNITTTIDNLRDVAGRPADIHGIIPPTKADGQAALVFKEPYGAILGIAPWNAPYILGVRAFLPALAAGNTIVLKGSELSPRTYWIIGSIFKEAGLPDGVLNIVYHRPADAADVTNALIEHPAIKKVNFTGSTGVGSIIASKAGKELKPVLMELGGKASAIVCEDANIEHSAFQCALGAFMHAGQICMSTERIIVNRKIQDKFAEALKGATEKIYSSKGESPVLVAKPGVEKNHKLRTDAVSKGATVLYGDAQEQDIAHYRIRPTIITDVKKDMDIFYTESFGPTVSLIPVDTDEGAIDLANDTEYGLSGAIFTENLGRGLKIAKEIDSGAIHINSMSVHDEYSLPHGGVKKSGWGRFNGKWGMEEFLKLKTVSYIES from the exons ATGAAGAGCAGAGTGACACTGGAGGAACATATCGAAGAGCAGGCAAAGTCAGGATACTACAACGATTGCAAGATGGGTACACAAGCCAATGGCACATTCTCAGGCCCCGTGCCGCTCTGGATCGATGGAAAGGAGGTCACAACATCCACAACCTTCGACGTCGATAGCCCTACCAACAGCCAGAAGCTCTGGACCTCGTCTTCAGCATCAGTGAAAGAGGCACAGCAGGCTTGTGAAGCAGCACAGAAGGCGTTCAAGCCATGGAGCAAGACAAAGCCTGGCAAGATCTGGCAGATCCTCACCAAGGCTGCTGACATCTTGGAGGCGAGGAAGGAAGAGGCTGCCAAGTACATGATGGAGGAGACGGGAGCGCTGCGGCCCTTCGCGGACTTTAATATCACCACAACGATTGACAATTTGCGTGACGTGGCTGGCAGACCGGCGGATATTCATGGGATTATACCACCAACGAAGGCAGACGGCCAAGCGGCACTTGTTTTCAAGGAGCCGTATGGAGCCATTTTGG GTATCGCACCCTGGAACGCACCGTACATTCTCGGTGTCCGCGCCTTCCTACCTGCACTCGCAGCCGGTAACACTATCGTCCTGAAGGGCTCCGAGCTCTCGCCTCGCACATACTGGATCATAGGCTCAATCTTCAAGGAAGCCGGCCTTCCGGACGGAGTTCTGAACATTGTCTACCACAGACCTGCCGATGCTGCAGATGTGACCAATGCACTCATCGAGCACCCTGCGATCAAGAAGGTCAACTTCACTGGATCCACCGGTGTAGGCAGCATCATTGCATCCAAAGCTGGCAAAGAGCTTAAGCCTGTACTTATGGAACTTGGTGGTAAGGCGAGTGCAATCGTCTGCGAAGACGCCAATATCGAACACTCCGCTTTCCAGTGTGCTCTGGGTGCTTTCATGCACGCAGGTCAGATCTGCATGTCAACTGAACGCATCATCGTCAACCGCAAGATCCAGGACAAGTTCGCCGAGGCCTTGAAGGGCGCAACCGAGAAGATCTACTCCTCCAAGGGCGAATCCCCAGTCCTAGTTGCCAAGCCAGGTGTAGAGAAGAACCACAAGCTCCGCACAGATGCAGTCTCGAAGGGTGCCACAGTCTTGTATGGCGATGCACAAGAGCAGGACATTGCCCACTACAGGATCCGACCGACCATCATCACCGATGTCAAGAAGGACATGGACATTTTCTACACCGAGTCGTTCGGCCCAACCGTATCTCTCATTCCCGTCGACACCGACGAGGGAGCCATTGATCTCGCGAACGACACCGAGTATGGTCTGTCCGGCGCCATCTTCACGGAGAACCTGGGCCGTGGCTTGAAGATTGCGAAGGAGATTGACTCAGGTGCCATCCACATCAACTCGATGAGTGTCCACGATGAGTACTCACTCCCACACGGCGGTGTCAAAAAGAGTGGATGGGGTCGTTTCAATGGCAAGTGGGGTATGGAGGAGTTTTTGAAGTTGAAGACTGTGTCCTACATCGAGTCGTAG
- a CDS encoding Dothistromin biosynthesis peroxidase dotB produces MSSKTTLLVLPLLLQTSLAFPWVASAPGVDSALLHSSRHRRQADLNCAFNPNHENAAPLSSQFPYNNARFPFPGNGRGGYLVPAPGDTAHEFRAPRAGIDIRGPCPGLNAAANHGFLARDGIVTYGELVDAQQNMYNVGFDLANVLAIAGVGLDGDLLSGKVSLGCDATSRTKSPLSLLASQPGLNGHNKFEADASLTRGDFFTTNNFRLNTTLFTMMMETCQGNCGRQELSVYREERWQQSVAENGNFFFGPGSLLLYGAASFLYELFPGEGGSPDEATMMSFFSIDKAADGSYVENSGERAPPNWRPRVAPYSGSDVVREIVAMYIANPVLFGGNVGQNNFIGLNSGAAIRDGRLVDTAPSAILCLLFQALQSAIPATVGQAVNLPVNILNQITQLAPFATNIGCPSNPNDGGSGADIPILPDLGLPPLVIPSLPPLPLPLPDLPIRLPPLPPLLGPSRPGQGGGLLGGLFPRAN; encoded by the exons ATGTCATCCAAGACAACGCTCCTCGTTCTGCCCCTCCTCCTCCAAACATCCCTCGCCTTCCCCTGGGTCGCCTCCGCCCCAGGCGTCGACTCTGCCCTGCTCCACAGCAGTCGCCACCGCCGTCAGGCCGATCTCAACTGTGCCTTCAACCCCAACCACGAGAACGCCGCGCCCCTTAGCTCGCAGTTCCCATACAACAACGCTCGCTTCCCGTTCCCGGGTAATGGCCGTGGCGGATACCTTGTTCCCGCTCCAGGCGACACAGCTCACGAGTTCCGCGCTCCAAGGGCGGGGATCGATATTCGAGGGCCGTGTCCGGGGTTGAATGCGGCGGCGAACCATGGGTTTTTGGCTAGGGATGGGATTGTGACGT ACGGAGAGTTGGTCGATGCGCAGCAGAACATGTACAACGTCGGCTTCGACCTTGCCAATGTTCTAGCCATCGCTGGTGTGGGTCTT GACGGCGACCTCCTCAGCGGCAAAGTATCCCTGGGATGCGATGCGACTTCCCGCACCAAGTCGCCCTTGAGCCTTCTCGCCAGCCAGCCTGGCCTTAATGGTCACAACAAGTTCGAGGCAGATGCTTCCCTCACTCGTGGTGACTTCTTCACTACGAATAACTTCCGCTTGAACACCACGCTGTTTACAATGATGATGGAGACTTGCCAGGGTAACTGCGGCCGACAGGAGCTCTCTGTCTATCGCGAGGAACGTTGGCAGCAGAGTGTGGCTGAGAATGGTAAC TTCTTCTTTGGTCCAGGATCGCTTCTCCTGTACGGAGCTGCATCTTTCCTGTACGAGCTGTTTCCGGGTGAGGGCGGAAGTCCAGACGAAGCT ACCATGATGTCCTTCTTCTCCATCGACAAAGCAGCCGACGGTAGTTACGTCGAGAACTCCGGCGAGCGCGCCCCACCAAACTGGAGACCTAGAGTTGCACCATACAGCGGCAGCGATGTCGTCCGAGAAATCGTGGCCATGTACATTGCCAAC CCCGTCCTCTTCGGCGGCAACGTCGGCCAGAACAACTTTATCGGTCTCAACTCCGGCGCCGCCATCCGCGATGGTCGTCTCGTCGACACCGCTCCCTCAGCAATCCTCTGCCTTCTCTTCCAAGCTCTGCAATCCGCCATCCCAGCAACGGTTGGCCAGGCCGTGAACTTGCCCGTCAACATCTTGAACCAGATTACCCAGCTTGCACCATTCGCAACGAACATTGGATGCCCCTCAAACCCCAACGATGGTGGCTCTGGTGCGGACATTCCTATTTTGCCAGATTTAGGACTTCCACCGCTGGTTATTCCGTCTCTTCCACCGCTGCCGCTGCCGCTGCCAGATTTGCCGATCAGATTGCCGCCGTTGCCACCGCTTCTTGGACCATCGCGGCCAGGCCAGGGAGGAGGGTTGTTGGGAGGGTTGTTCCCACGTGCAAATTAG
- a CDS encoding Dimethyl-sulfide monooxygenase, protein MAAATKSIGFGVTISTTYEAPYHLARRLSTVDHLTNGRLGWNVVTGYLDSAARNLSNGAENLGHDERYEMCEEYMEVVYKLMNASGRSDAVKLDRGSGVYTDPELVREINHKGKHFTVPGTHFCAPSPQRTPVIYQAGTSKAGKEFAARHAEAVFVSQHSPAAVAKNVAEIRSKAATLGRDPNSIKVLAKFCPVLGRTQEEADAKYRDYIQYGDYEGALALFGGWTGVDMGPYGDDEELRYVESNAIRSYIEGLISTAPDVNGGKWTKQTLAEHIVVGGLGATCVGTAEKVADEMERWVEEGGVDGFNIAYALMPQTFEDVIEMLVPELRRRGLFWEDYCAPGGTYRENLYEQPGQREPPEAHPAAKLIWHPPAEGSHDEHGGANGDGCQSGASSEIADWVLENLR, encoded by the exons ATGGCAGCAGCAACGAAAAGCATAGGTTTCGGCGTAACAATTTCAACAACCTACGAAGCGCCCTACCACCTCGCCCGTCGCCTCAGTACAGTGGACCATTTGACGAATGGGAGGCTGGGCTGGAATGTTGTGACGGGGTATCTGGATTCTGCTGCGAGGAATTTGAGTAATGGGGCGGAGAATCTGGGTCATGATGAGAGGTATGAGATGTGTGAGGAGTATATGGAG GTTGTCTACAAACTCATGAACGCCTCCGGGCGGTCTGACGCCGTCAAACTCGATCGTGGCTCCGGGGTGTACACCGATCCAGAGCTCGTCCGCGAGATCAACCACAAAGGCAAACACTTCACAGTTCCCGGAACCCATTTCTGCGCTCCCTCGCCACAAAGGACACCAGTCATCTATCAAGCCGGGACCTCAAAAGCAGGGAAAGAATTCGCCGCCCGGCACGCTGAGGCAGTGTTCGTATCTCAGCATTCACCCGCCGCAGTGGCCAAGAACGTCGCCGAGATTCGAAGCAAAGCAGCGACGCTAGGTCGAGACCCGAACTCTATCAAGGTCCTGGCCAAATTTTGTCCTGTTCTTGGTAGGACGCAGGAGGAAGCGGATGCGAAGTACAGAGATTACATCCAGTATGGAGATTATGAGGGTGCTTTGGCGTTGTTCGGCGGCTGGACAGGTGTGGACATGGGGCCTTATGGTGACGATGAAGAGTTGAGGTATGTTGAGAGTAATGCGATTCGAAGCTACATCGAGGGGCTCATTAGCACGGCGCCGGACGTGAATGGCGGAAAGTGGACGAAACAAACGTTGGCGGAGCATATTGTGGTGGGCGGGTTGGGGGCTACGTGTGTAGGGACCGCGGAGAAAGTGGCGGATGAGATGGAGAGGTGGGTTGAAGAGGGTGGGGTTGATGGGTTCAACATTGCGTATGCGTTGATGCCGCAGACTTTCGAGGATGTGATTGAGATGTTGGTTCCTGAGCTGCGGAGGCGTGGTCTGTTTTGGGAGGATTATTGTGCGCCTGGTGGTACTTACAGAGAGAATCTGTATGAGCAGCCTGGACAAAGGGAGCCTCCTGAGGCTCATCCTGCGGCCAAGCTGATATGGCATCCACCAGCGGAGGGGTCGCACGATGAGCATGGAGGAGCCAACGGTGACGGTTGCCAGAGCGGTGCGAGCTCAGAGATAGCAGACTGGGTACTGGAGAATCTCAGATAA
- a CDS encoding NAP1-binding protein 2, with product MATSKSSSPSPPGMDTNAVPTLSLSPEAEDPPDHEANPRKRDRIPAHAEDRLSSYSKRASRSRPHSNTLPPVHPSLPYALVRDFAYPTFHPMHFGASPEDAPGASTPHSASNNGGRRMSDSAEGSSAPGRGTFGAGPWGGDGHMYHDPDHADMEPLPSTSFASADDWGDDETSFRKSKHRKSRSFADIPNYERGRRRESGNRASRDSDGSQYYDPAGRDALRQSRGQAENGELVASGRRDSHSAGTLPSRSFHTSQPVDPDEDIPLDAEPSTHSPQRESLGPEDEEYAGPSLALYSFDPENDNELQLTEGQTVLVAYRHGQGWLVAENPQTGEQGLIPEQYVRLLRDIEGWDEERGGFIDDDEDLSPDVEGLSLDEKELEANASAQVSQQSLLPSKEATKRSDENKVPAMS from the coding sequence ATGGCCACCTCCAAATCATCATCACCATCACCACCCGGCATGGACACAAACGCGGTGCCGACTCTGTCGCTGTCACCCGAGGCTGAAGACCCGCCGGACCACGAGGCAAACCCCCGGAAACGAGATCGCATACCTGCCCACGCCGAGGACAGGTTGTCGTCGTACTCCAAACGAGCATCACGGTCGCGACCACATTCGAACACCTTGCCGCCTGTTCACCCGAGTCTGCCCTATGCGCTAGTCCGAGACTTTGCATATCCCACCTTCCACCCCATGCACTTCGGCGCATCGCCCGAGGACGCTCCAGGCGCGAGTACACCTCACTCGGCATCGAACAACGGAGGACGGAGGATGTCCGACTCCGCGGAGGGGAGCTCAGCACCAGGACGAGGCACGTTTGGTGCAGGACCATGGGGAGGAGATGGTCACATGTACCATGATCCCGATCATGCAGACATGGAGCCGCTACCTAGCACTAGCTTTGCCAGTGCAGATGATTGGGGCGACGATGAGACCAGCTTCCGGAAAAGTAAGCATCGCAAGAGCAGATCTTTCGCAGACATCCCGAACTATGAGCGAGGCAGGCGGCGAGAGAGTGGTAATCGGGCAAGCAGAGACTCGGATGGGTCGCAGTATTATGATCCGGCTGGGAGGGACGCATTACGGCAAAGTCGTGGGCAGGCTGAGAATGGCGAGCTGGTCGCATCGGGACGTAGGGATTCCCATTCCGCTGGCACGTtacctagtaggagctttcACACAAGTCAGCCTGTTGATCCCGACGAAGATATACCACTCGACGCGGAGCCTTCGACACATTCGCCACAGAGGGAAAGCTTAGGACCGGAGGACGAGGAGTACGCCGGACCAAGTCTTGCATTATACAGCTTCGACCCCGAAAACGACAACGAGTTGCAACTCACAGAAGGCCAGACCGTGCTAGTCGCATACCGCCACGGCCAAGGCTGGCTCGTAGCAGAAAACCCACAAACAGGCGAGCAAGGCCTAATACCCGAGCAGTACGTCCGGCTGCTGCGCGACATTGAAGGCTGGGACGAAGAACGTGGCGGTTTCATCGATGATGACGAGGATCTGTCGCCGGACGTGGAGGGGTTGTCGCTTGATGAGAAGGAGCTCGAGGCGAATGCCAGTGCACAGGTCAGTCAACAATCATTATTACCCAGCAAGGAGGCGACGAAGAGGTCTGACGAGAACAAAGTTCCAGCAATGTCATAG